The genomic DNA AGGCTGGGCTTTGATATAGAAGAAACACCGGAACTATGCCGCATAATAAGCGAAAATAATTTACAGGTAAAATCAGTTTTTTCACATATTTCAAATTCCGAGAATATTGAGAATACTGAAAAACAGCTTGAAAAATTCGAAAATATAACGAATCTGCTGAAAAAACACGAAATTAATTATGGTTTCAGACATATTTCAGCAAGTCCCGCTTTATTTCAATATACGGGGAAGTATAATTTTGATTTTTCCCGAGTGGGAATGGCTATATACGGACTGGAACCGCTGAGTAAAGACACAGGTCTTGAAAAATGTATCAGCATCGAATCAAAAATAATAAATATAAAAAATGTAAAAAAAGGTGAATATATCTCTTACGGTGAAAATAACAGGCTGGAAAAAGATACTGCAGTAGGTATAATTCCAATGGGCTATGCTCAGGGAATACAAATGCAGATTGAAAATAAGGGGGCATATGCATTGATAAACGGGAAAAAGGCTCCTGTAATAGGTGAAGTCTGTATGGATATGCTTCTTCTGGATATAAGCGGAATAGAAAACGTAAATCTTCTGGACAGTGTGGTTCTTTTGGGAAAATCCGGCAATGAGGAGATAACCCTCAGGGATATTTCAAAATGGACAAGTACAATTCAAGATGATATAATAACCAAGATAAGTAAAAAAATAAAAAGAATTATTACTCAAGGAGAGTTATGGAAAAAATAGCATTAATAATGGCCGGGGGTTCCGGCACGAGATTTTGGCCGCTATCCACGGAAGATAAACCAAAACAGTTTTTGAATTTAGTTTCCGAAAAATCAATGATAAGAGAAACAATAGAAAGAACTGTGAAAATTATCCCTTTTGAAAAAATATTCATAGCAACAAATATAAAATATCTGGAAAATATAAAGAAAGAAATACCTGAAATACCCGACGAAAATATAATAC from Sebaldella termitidis ATCC 33386 includes the following:
- the alr gene encoding alanine racemase, with the protein product MLNCVKINRENIIKNLKRIRNMTPLICVVKDDAYGLGIENILPVLYNEGERYYAVAFFEEASEIRKMYEDVNIIILNYTEEEKLHEAVKDKIEVSVFSMLQLHRYIEILGDKIPELGIHIKFNTGMNRLGFDIEETPELCRIISENNLQVKSVFSHISNSENIENTEKQLEKFENITNLLKKHEINYGFRHISASPALFQYTGKYNFDFSRVGMAIYGLEPLSKDTGLEKCISIESKIINIKNVKKGEYISYGENNRLEKDTAVGIIPMGYAQGIQMQIENKGAYALINGKKAPVIGEVCMDMLLLDISGIENVNLLDSVVLLGKSGNEEITLRDISKWTSTIQDDIITKISKKIKRIITQGELWKK